The genomic DNA TACATCCTGACACATGAGGAGATCGTTCAGAGGGCGAAGGAGGCCGAGCAGCTGGGCGCCACCGAGATATGCCTCCAGGGCGGTCTGGCGCCAGGGCTCACTGTGGAAGACTACTGTGAAATTCTTGAAGTACTCAAATCAAACTTCCCCCGGATGCATCTCCACGCCTACTCTCCAATGGAGGTGATGCACATGTCGAGATGCTCCGGGGTAGATGTCCATGAGGCCCTTCGCTCCTTGAGGGATTCGGGTCTCGATTCGATGCCCGGGACGGCAGCAGAGCTGCTGGTCGATTCTGTGAGAAAAGTGATATGTCCGGAGAAGCTCAGCACCTCAGAATGGTCTTTCATCATAAAAGCTGCGCACGCGATGGGCATACCAACGACCTCGACGATGCTCTACGGTCACATCGAGAGCTTCGAGGACAGGCTGAGTCATTTAGAGGTCATCAGATCGATACAGCTGGAGACCGGAGGGTTCACGGAGTTTGTGCTTCTCCCATTCGTCCCCGGGAACACAGAGCTCGGGAGGATCTCATCGCCTCCAGACATCCTTGAGAACCTGAAGATGCACGCGCTCGCAAGAGTTGCGCTTCACCCGTACATAACAAACATCCAGGCGAGCTGGGTGAAGCTCGGAAGGGAGGTTGCAGGCGCAGCTATAGAATGGGGCGCAAACGATCTCGGCGGGACGCTCATGGAGGAGAACATATCGAGATGCGCAGGCTCAAAAGAGGGACAGTACATGTCTCCGGATGAGTTTCAGGATCTCATAAAGAAACACGGGAGAGTACCGACGCAGAGGGACACGCTGTACAGAAGGATACTCCGATAGGAAGTAGCAGAGCGTAAACTTCGGTCGCTCTTGTGGTTTCAACAACTTAGAGGACATGCAATCTGGTCGCTAGAGGCACTCATTCCTTCTCCAAGAACGCATAGCAGGATCGGTGTCTTTCCGGAAAAGATCATGTGGATAAGAGCGACTTCGGTTTTTCAGGCCGGTAAGTCACTCGCAATTTGAGCGTACTTTGGGTCTGATGATCCTCCAAACATGCCTCCAGCAGCTAGTGCTGCAGGATGTTCTATGGTCCCAGCGGGCGCTGCCCTCCGGGCTCAGTATCCACGCATGATCTTGAGTATGATCCTGGCGATCATGTAGGCGATCAGGAACACTATGACATAGAACAGTATCTCAGCTGCCTCCACACATCAAGCC from Methanothrix thermoacetophila PT includes the following:
- the cofH gene encoding 5-amino-6-(D-ribitylamino)uracil--L-tyrosine 4-hydroxyphenyl transferase CofH — translated: MRLRINRRVRITPILETHIMKALSDSTCEDMLNDSGDRAELNRDLMRFLWRNPMRLFSLSRRLQESCCGREVTYVINRNINFTNICVGRCRFCAFRKSDGYILTHEEIVQRAKEAEQLGATEICLQGGLAPGLTVEDYCEILEVLKSNFPRMHLHAYSPMEVMHMSRCSGVDVHEALRSLRDSGLDSMPGTAAELLVDSVRKVICPEKLSTSEWSFIIKAAHAMGIPTTSTMLYGHIESFEDRLSHLEVIRSIQLETGGFTEFVLLPFVPGNTELGRISSPPDILENLKMHALARVALHPYITNIQASWVKLGREVAGAAIEWGANDLGGTLMEENISRCAGSKEGQYMSPDEFQDLIKKHGRVPTQRDTLYRRILR